A region from the Pelobates fuscus isolate aPelFus1 chromosome 3, aPelFus1.pri, whole genome shotgun sequence genome encodes:
- the CAPRIN2 gene encoding caprin-2 isoform X1 gives MVQLSPSSPSTHGESHLVNNEDYKYLDSKGSLKLLQTSISPTASPLQVFETYLDNGLVSLKHKIRNIEKRKVKLEDYKERRNNGEVLNQDQLEAVAKYEEVIHNLEFAKDLQKTFSVLNQDLLKAQKKALRRENLLKVEMEKKRLRTILQIQYMFQSYSQEHVQKDFKDGLHGALCLSSKELDYLSKFSRLVCSTRHQHMSLEDQMDQLSAYFWNLLDGSEKTVAGTNYKYLKDLLSRLLDCGYFESVPDPPCEQKIPEPSLHALTKNHTSEVKHDHSRGVNTKPSCDTKPLVDYVRCELPVSNTTPVLLVKEAPEPKPVQNAHTKLQGLRPWGTSADLKLQEPKRWPSPQPLTPLRKSWEAASLVQNCPPVKKCETEPKEKRERVRKVPPEIKITASSKPELPVPLVINGQSPLKRRELPSAFQENCNLPASLSTTQCHGVTPQSPTEFCSSPNLPKDPELRKKKLEDLIDQIKGTYNFMQDSVLEFEYPSRRASPLPLQSTPKVAHDLHQTSRADLPSPKKVSPAQTPPAPIQLETSEPLKQTFSEPETTETTEPTLQSPNRPVTPVPEDDFVPEENLVLNSNPEVPERSQTPLPSDQIASPKTPDNTTVLPLQQDRVSISPRSTPVRLNALHSPFPGMQAVFKVHAPIPPCKELEVTAEPYSPEFHQTFSTVSTQTLPQCPLDNAGEQNIFIQEPLCGSPYTTSGIHQMNSVSCYTTAANLLPRMTQPFVNSRGSARGTSRGRIMTNGLRCPTPYKGPEGYRGAHSVNNGNYGHAPCAGRDYNSAQFVPRDGNGHLGNKRGTITTGVRSNSRGWSESSQTSSPERNDVFSTDSGHGDSRSLSTSDMSMCSQATTLLPVHVYPLPQQMRVAFSAARTSNFAPGTLDQPIVFDLLLNNLGDTFDFQLGRFQCPVNGTYVFIFHMLKLAVNVPLYVNLMKNEEVLVSAYANDGAPDHETASNHAVMQLFQGDQIWLRLHRGAIYGSSWKYSTFSGYLLYQD, from the exons ATGGTGCAGCTGTCTCCTTCAAGTCCTAGCACACACGGAGAATCACATTTGGTGAACAATGAAGACTACAAATATCTGGATAGCAAGGGGAGCCTTAAACTACTGCAGACCTCTATCTCCCCAACTGCTTCCCCTCTCCAGGTCTTTGAAACCTATTTGGATAATGGATTGGTTAGTTTGAAGCACAAAATCAGGAACATCGAAAAAAGGAAG GTAAAATTGGAAGACTATAAAGAGCGCCGAAATAATGGGGAGGTACTCAATCAAGACCAACTG GAGGCCGTTGCGAAGTATGAAGAGGTGATTCACAATCTGGAGTTTGCCAAAGATCTTCAAAAAACCTTTTCAGTTCTGAACCAAGAT TTACTGAAGGCTCAGAAAAAAGCCTTGCGGCGAGAGAATCTATTGAAAGTGGAAATGGAGAAGAAGAGACTGCGTACTATACTTCAGATTCAGTACATGTTCCAGTCATACAGCCAGGAACATGTCCAGAAGGACTTTAAGGATGGATTGCATGGTGCATTGTGTCTCTCCTCTAAAGAACTGGACTACCTGTCAAAGTTCTCCAGACTTGTTTGTTCCACAAGGCATCAGCACATGAG TCTTGAAGACCAGATGGATCAGTTGTCAGCCTACTTCTGGAACCTCCTGGATGGCAGTGAGAAAACAGTAGCTGGGACAAACT ataaatacttAAAAGACTTGTTGTCCCGTTTGCTGGACTGTGGGTACTTTGAAAGTGTACCTGATCCTCCCTGTGAGCAGAAGATACCAGAACCTTCTCTGCATGCACTGACCAAAAATCACACAAGTGAGGTCAAGCATGATCACAGCCGTGGTGTGAACACCAAACCATCTTGTGACACCA AACCTCTTGTGGACTATGTAAGGTGTGAG CTTCCTGTAAGCAACACAACACCAGTGCTTCTAGTTAAGGAAGCACCGGAGCCAAAGCCAGTACAAAACGCTCACACAAAGCTGCAAGGACTAAGGCCATGGGGCACATCTGCTGACCTAAAGCTGCAAGAACCAAAGAGATGGCCTTCTCCTCAGCCTCTAACACCTCTCCGAAAGTCATGGGAAGCTGCAAGTCTTGTGCAAAACTGCCCTCCTGTTAAGAAATGTGAGACTGAGCCAAAAgag AAACGTGAACGTGTGCGCAAGGTCCCTCCAGAGATAAAGATAACTGCAAGCAGTAAACCG gagTTGCCAGTGCCTCTTGTTATAAATGGGCAGAGTCCTTTGAAGAGAAGGGAGCTACCATCTGCTTTCCAGGAGAATTGCAACCTGCCTGCATCATTGAGCACCACACAG tgTCACGGGGTTACACCTCAGTCACCTACAGAGTTCTGCTCATCTCCAAATCTTCCAAAAGATCCAGAACTGAGAAAAAAGAAGCTGGAGGATCTGATTGATCAGATAAAGGGAACTTACAACTTTATGCAG GATTCTGTGTTGGAATTTGAATACCCTTCTCGAAGAGCTTCACCTTTGCCTCTTCAAAGCACTCCAAAAG TTGCACATGATCTCCATCAAACGAGCAGAGCAGACCTACCTTCTCCCAAGAAG GTCTCTCCTGCTCAAACTCCTCCTGCTCCAATACAACTTGAAACAAGTGAGCCACTTAAACAAACCTTCTCAGAACCAGAAACCACTGAAACTACAGAACCAACTCTTCAATCACCAAAT CGTCCTGTTACACCTGTTCCAGAAGATGACTTTGTCCCAGAGGAGAATCTTGTGCTAAACTCTAACCCTGAGGTACCAGAGAGAAGTCAG ACCCCTCTGCCAAGTGACCAGATAGCGTCACCCAAAACTCCTGATAACACTACAGTCTTACCACTACAGCAGGACAGAGTATCCATTTCACCCAGGAGTACACCTGTGCGTTTGAATGCCTTACACTCCCCTTTTCCAGGAATGCAGGCA GTGTTTAAAGTTCATGCACCTATTCCTCCATGCAAAGAACTAGAGGTGACTGCAGAACCATATTCCCCAGAATTTCATCAGACATTCTCGACTGTAAGCACCCAAACGCTGCCCCAATGCCCCTTGGACAATGCTGGAGAACAAAACATATTCATTCAAGAACCTTTATGTG GAAGCCCATACACTACATCAGGAATTCACCAAATGAATAGTGTGTCCTGTTACACCACTGCTGCAAACTTATTACCTCGAATGACCCAGCCTTTTGTGAATAGCCGTGGATCTGCTAGAGGCACAAGCAGAGGGCGCATCATGACAAATGGCCTTCGCTGCCCAACTCCATATAAAG GTCCTGAGGGTTACAGAGGAGCGCATTCTGTCAACAATGGAAATTATGGCCATGCACCGTGTGCAGGAAGAGATTATAATTCAGCACAGTTTGTACCTCGG GATGGTAATGGCCATCTGGGAAATAAAAGAGGTACAATTACTACTGGTGTCCGCTCAAATTCTAGAG GTTGGAGTGAATCATCTCAAACCAGTAGTCCTGAAAGGAATGATGTCTTCAGTACAGATTCAGGACATGGAGATTCACGTAGCCTTTCTACTTCTGATATGTCCATGTGCAGCCAGGCGACAACACTCCTGCCAGTTCATGTCTATCCACTTCCTCAGCAAATGAGAGTGGCTTTCTCTGCTGCTCGAACATCCAACTTTGCTCCTGGAACGCTAGATCAGCCAATAGTTTTTGATCTCCTATTGAATAACTTGGGAGACACCTTTGACTTCCAGCTTGGACGTTTTCAGTGCCCTGTAAATGGTACTTATGTGTTCATATTCCATATGTTGAAGCTAGCTGTAAATGTTCCTTTGTATGTCAATCTCATGAAAAATGAAGAGGTGCTTGTGTCTGCCTATGCCAATGATGGGGCTCCTGATCATGAGACCGCAAGTAATCATGCAGTTATGCAGCTTTTTCAGGGCGATCAGATCTGGCTTCGTCTGCACAGGGGTGCAATCTATGGTAGCAGTTGGAAATACTCTACCTTTTCTGGTTATCTGCTCTATCAGGACTAA
- the CAPRIN2 gene encoding caprin-2 isoform X2, with protein sequence MVQLSPSSPSTHGESHLVNNEDYKYLDSKGSLKLLQTSISPTASPLQVFETYLDNGLVSLKHKIRNIEKRKVKLEDYKERRNNGEVLNQDQLEAVAKYEEVIHNLEFAKDLQKTFSVLNQDLLKAQKKALRRENLLKVEMEKKRLRTILQIQYMFQSYSQEHVQKDFKDGLHGALCLSSKELDYLSKFSRLVCSTRHQHMSLEDQMDQLSAYFWNLLDGSEKTVAGTNYKYLKDLLSRLLDCGYFESVPDPPCEQKIPEPSLHALTKNHTSEVKHDHSRGVNTKPSCDTKPLVDYVRCELPVSNTTPVLLVKEAPEPKPVQNAHTKLQGLRPWGTSADLKLQEPKRWPSPQPLTPLRKSWEAASLVQNCPPVKKCETEPKEKRERVRKVPPEIKITASSKPELPVPLVINGQSPLKRRELPSAFQENCNLPASLSTTQCHGVTPQSPTEFCSSPNLPKDPELRKKKLEDLIDQIKGTYNFMQDSVLEFEYPSRRASPLPLQSTPKVAHDLHQTSRADLPSPKKVSPAQTPPAPIQLETSEPLKQTFSEPETTETTEPTLQSPNRPVTPVPEDDFVPEENLVLNSNPETPLPSDQIASPKTPDNTTVLPLQQDRVSISPRSTPVRLNALHSPFPGMQAVFKVHAPIPPCKELEVTAEPYSPEFHQTFSTVSTQTLPQCPLDNAGEQNIFIQEPLCGSPYTTSGIHQMNSVSCYTTAANLLPRMTQPFVNSRGSARGTSRGRIMTNGLRCPTPYKGPEGYRGAHSVNNGNYGHAPCAGRDYNSAQFVPRDGNGHLGNKRGTITTGVRSNSRGWSESSQTSSPERNDVFSTDSGHGDSRSLSTSDMSMCSQATTLLPVHVYPLPQQMRVAFSAARTSNFAPGTLDQPIVFDLLLNNLGDTFDFQLGRFQCPVNGTYVFIFHMLKLAVNVPLYVNLMKNEEVLVSAYANDGAPDHETASNHAVMQLFQGDQIWLRLHRGAIYGSSWKYSTFSGYLLYQD encoded by the exons ATGGTGCAGCTGTCTCCTTCAAGTCCTAGCACACACGGAGAATCACATTTGGTGAACAATGAAGACTACAAATATCTGGATAGCAAGGGGAGCCTTAAACTACTGCAGACCTCTATCTCCCCAACTGCTTCCCCTCTCCAGGTCTTTGAAACCTATTTGGATAATGGATTGGTTAGTTTGAAGCACAAAATCAGGAACATCGAAAAAAGGAAG GTAAAATTGGAAGACTATAAAGAGCGCCGAAATAATGGGGAGGTACTCAATCAAGACCAACTG GAGGCCGTTGCGAAGTATGAAGAGGTGATTCACAATCTGGAGTTTGCCAAAGATCTTCAAAAAACCTTTTCAGTTCTGAACCAAGAT TTACTGAAGGCTCAGAAAAAAGCCTTGCGGCGAGAGAATCTATTGAAAGTGGAAATGGAGAAGAAGAGACTGCGTACTATACTTCAGATTCAGTACATGTTCCAGTCATACAGCCAGGAACATGTCCAGAAGGACTTTAAGGATGGATTGCATGGTGCATTGTGTCTCTCCTCTAAAGAACTGGACTACCTGTCAAAGTTCTCCAGACTTGTTTGTTCCACAAGGCATCAGCACATGAG TCTTGAAGACCAGATGGATCAGTTGTCAGCCTACTTCTGGAACCTCCTGGATGGCAGTGAGAAAACAGTAGCTGGGACAAACT ataaatacttAAAAGACTTGTTGTCCCGTTTGCTGGACTGTGGGTACTTTGAAAGTGTACCTGATCCTCCCTGTGAGCAGAAGATACCAGAACCTTCTCTGCATGCACTGACCAAAAATCACACAAGTGAGGTCAAGCATGATCACAGCCGTGGTGTGAACACCAAACCATCTTGTGACACCA AACCTCTTGTGGACTATGTAAGGTGTGAG CTTCCTGTAAGCAACACAACACCAGTGCTTCTAGTTAAGGAAGCACCGGAGCCAAAGCCAGTACAAAACGCTCACACAAAGCTGCAAGGACTAAGGCCATGGGGCACATCTGCTGACCTAAAGCTGCAAGAACCAAAGAGATGGCCTTCTCCTCAGCCTCTAACACCTCTCCGAAAGTCATGGGAAGCTGCAAGTCTTGTGCAAAACTGCCCTCCTGTTAAGAAATGTGAGACTGAGCCAAAAgag AAACGTGAACGTGTGCGCAAGGTCCCTCCAGAGATAAAGATAACTGCAAGCAGTAAACCG gagTTGCCAGTGCCTCTTGTTATAAATGGGCAGAGTCCTTTGAAGAGAAGGGAGCTACCATCTGCTTTCCAGGAGAATTGCAACCTGCCTGCATCATTGAGCACCACACAG tgTCACGGGGTTACACCTCAGTCACCTACAGAGTTCTGCTCATCTCCAAATCTTCCAAAAGATCCAGAACTGAGAAAAAAGAAGCTGGAGGATCTGATTGATCAGATAAAGGGAACTTACAACTTTATGCAG GATTCTGTGTTGGAATTTGAATACCCTTCTCGAAGAGCTTCACCTTTGCCTCTTCAAAGCACTCCAAAAG TTGCACATGATCTCCATCAAACGAGCAGAGCAGACCTACCTTCTCCCAAGAAG GTCTCTCCTGCTCAAACTCCTCCTGCTCCAATACAACTTGAAACAAGTGAGCCACTTAAACAAACCTTCTCAGAACCAGAAACCACTGAAACTACAGAACCAACTCTTCAATCACCAAAT CGTCCTGTTACACCTGTTCCAGAAGATGACTTTGTCCCAGAGGAGAATCTTGTGCTAAACTCTAACCCTGAG ACCCCTCTGCCAAGTGACCAGATAGCGTCACCCAAAACTCCTGATAACACTACAGTCTTACCACTACAGCAGGACAGAGTATCCATTTCACCCAGGAGTACACCTGTGCGTTTGAATGCCTTACACTCCCCTTTTCCAGGAATGCAGGCA GTGTTTAAAGTTCATGCACCTATTCCTCCATGCAAAGAACTAGAGGTGACTGCAGAACCATATTCCCCAGAATTTCATCAGACATTCTCGACTGTAAGCACCCAAACGCTGCCCCAATGCCCCTTGGACAATGCTGGAGAACAAAACATATTCATTCAAGAACCTTTATGTG GAAGCCCATACACTACATCAGGAATTCACCAAATGAATAGTGTGTCCTGTTACACCACTGCTGCAAACTTATTACCTCGAATGACCCAGCCTTTTGTGAATAGCCGTGGATCTGCTAGAGGCACAAGCAGAGGGCGCATCATGACAAATGGCCTTCGCTGCCCAACTCCATATAAAG GTCCTGAGGGTTACAGAGGAGCGCATTCTGTCAACAATGGAAATTATGGCCATGCACCGTGTGCAGGAAGAGATTATAATTCAGCACAGTTTGTACCTCGG GATGGTAATGGCCATCTGGGAAATAAAAGAGGTACAATTACTACTGGTGTCCGCTCAAATTCTAGAG GTTGGAGTGAATCATCTCAAACCAGTAGTCCTGAAAGGAATGATGTCTTCAGTACAGATTCAGGACATGGAGATTCACGTAGCCTTTCTACTTCTGATATGTCCATGTGCAGCCAGGCGACAACACTCCTGCCAGTTCATGTCTATCCACTTCCTCAGCAAATGAGAGTGGCTTTCTCTGCTGCTCGAACATCCAACTTTGCTCCTGGAACGCTAGATCAGCCAATAGTTTTTGATCTCCTATTGAATAACTTGGGAGACACCTTTGACTTCCAGCTTGGACGTTTTCAGTGCCCTGTAAATGGTACTTATGTGTTCATATTCCATATGTTGAAGCTAGCTGTAAATGTTCCTTTGTATGTCAATCTCATGAAAAATGAAGAGGTGCTTGTGTCTGCCTATGCCAATGATGGGGCTCCTGATCATGAGACCGCAAGTAATCATGCAGTTATGCAGCTTTTTCAGGGCGATCAGATCTGGCTTCGTCTGCACAGGGGTGCAATCTATGGTAGCAGTTGGAAATACTCTACCTTTTCTGGTTATCTGCTCTATCAGGACTAA